CACTGATCACATCGTTCATCAGATATTTCTGGGCTATCAAGAAGTCTGACGGCCTTCCCGCGTCCACCCAAGGCGAGATAGTGACTACTCCAACCCTCTCCCCTCGCGAAGCAGCTAGAGTAAGGGCGTCCGTCAGCTCTATCTCCCCTCTAGGAGAGAGGGTCACATCCATAAGGTGATCGAAGATTGACTGAGAGAGGAAGAAGGCCCCAGCCACTATCAGGTTCGAGGGCTCTTCACCCCTTTTAGGCTTCTCCACTATCCTCTTCAGAAGACCCGAGGATAGCTCCACCACCCCGAATTCCCAAGGCCTCTCCACTGGTGTGACTGCCACCACATGGTCGTACCTGTCGCGGTAGGACAGGATCCTCTCAACAGAGTCAGGAGGGAGGTAGATGTCCGCGTAGATGAGTAGGATGTCGTCCCTCACCTCGTCTCCGAGTTTCATCACTGCATGACCCGTTCCCATGGGTTTGCCTTGGTCCACGACCTTGAAATTGAGGCGCTGGGACAGGTCGATGAATAGTTCCTTCCTGTAGCTCACGACCGCGTATACCTGTAGGTCAGAAATTAGGGAGAAGTTGTACTCAAAAAGGGTGGAACCGGCTATAGGTAGGAGGGGCTTTGGTCTCGCTTCCGTGGCCGGTCGTAACCTCTTACCCTTCCCCGCTGCCAGTAGCGCTGCTTTCAACTTCCTGCTCCACCTCTGCCGGTATCTCCGGAGCCTCAGCAGGTTTCAGTATGACCATCTTCCTGAGCTCCACGTACTTTATGGGAGCGACCTTAGAGGCTATCCTCTGGATCTCAGAGACTACGGGTACCGGTTCCCCGAATATATACGACTTGACCAATTCCTCCACCGTGTACTCCGGGATGAGGCTCCTCACATACTCGTCGACCCTCTTCCTTATGGCGCTCTTCTGACTGCTCCTGATCCTCACCGCTGTGACGATGAGGGTGAAGATGCGGACCTCATTACCGTCCTTGGTCACTCCTTCGGATTGTACGTCTATCCTGGAGCTCCTCCTCTGGACTATGGATCTCATGTAGTCCCTGTTCAGCATCTCCTTCACGAAGCGAGCGTAGGCCTTGTTACCGTCGACCTTGAAGATCCTGAACCACAGCT
This genomic window from Thermoproteota archaeon contains:
- a CDS encoding sugar phosphate nucleotidyltransferase, translating into MKAALLAAGKGKRLRPATEARPKPLLPIAGSTLFEYNFSLISDLQVYAVVSYRKELFIDLSQRLNFKVVDQGKPMGTGHAVMKLGDEVRDDILLIYADIYLPPDSVERILSYRDRYDHVVAVTPVERPWEFGVVELSSGLLKRIVEKPKRGEEPSNLIVAGAFFLSQSIFDHLMDVTLSPRGEIELTDALTLAASRGERVGVVTISPWVDAGRPSDFLIAQKYLMNDVISGERSPPEGYVLEGDILISSTGIIESSELEGPSVVAGMLRESILGPYSYLEAGSHITNSKVLNSIVMRVSSVLKSEVTDSLIADDGVVEGSTLTRSVTAPSSHIVNCEINGDRVWEGRVCVT
- a CDS encoding 30S ribosomal protein S3ae, which encodes MPRRRARRKGPAKTWYQVHAVDVFPNQWIGETPASDPEKLMDRNVEVVVRDITGDFMHEKYKLWFRIFKVDGNKAYARFVKEMLNRDYMRSIVQRRSSRIDVQSEGVTKDGNEVRIFTLIVTAVRIRSSQKSAIRKRVDEYVRSLIPEYTVEELVKSYIFGEPVPVVSEIQRIASKVAPIKYVELRKMVILKPAEAPEIPAEVEQEVESSATGSGEG